The following coding sequences are from one Methanohalophilus halophilus window:
- a CDS encoding choice-of-anchor L domain-containing protein — protein MMRIITLYIQIFSAFIVFCTIFSGIASATMIVEDLSGSTTEEDLVNILLGENSNVTVSNITVTGSNQAIGQFSNGESLGFDTGVVMTSGLVSDVPKSMDTEIDTNLGEPGDADLDTLIGGNTNDAAVLEFDFVPEKSAITFNYRFASDDFPYDYDDAFGLFVNGENIALLPNGDVVAVTTIKGTEYYDGSNLNNAFSGSSIVLSAEAAVAADELNHMKFAIADTGDSWVDSGVFIESDSFISNNAPNAPADPLCEGETNPTNITDSTPEFSWNFSDPDANDTQSAYQIIVGTAEDGSDMWDSGKVNSSSSTDIAYGGSSLEAGITYHWKVKTWDNQDSESGYCDDQTFDITDKPDPVPPQIQFHTRGLFHQ, from the coding sequence ATGATGAGAATAATAACATTATACATTCAAATTTTTTCTGCTTTTATTGTATTTTGTACGATATTTTCCGGTATAGCGTCTGCTACGATGATAGTAGAAGATCTGAGTGGAAGTACTACTGAGGAAGATTTAGTTAATATTCTGCTGGGAGAAAATAGCAATGTAACAGTGTCCAATATTACTGTCACTGGCAGTAATCAGGCAATTGGGCAATTTAGTAACGGTGAGTCACTTGGATTCGACACAGGGGTTGTGATGACTTCGGGTCTAGTGTCAGATGTTCCAAAAAGCATGGATACGGAGATAGATACAAATCTTGGTGAACCAGGAGATGCAGATTTGGACACATTGATTGGTGGCAATACTAATGATGCTGCGGTGTTAGAGTTTGATTTTGTTCCAGAAAAAAGTGCCATCACTTTTAATTATCGTTTTGCTTCAGATGATTTTCCTTACGATTACGATGATGCTTTTGGCCTTTTTGTAAATGGTGAGAATATTGCCCTGTTGCCAAATGGTGATGTAGTTGCTGTCACCACTATCAAAGGTACTGAATATTATGATGGTAGTAATTTAAATAATGCTTTCAGTGGATCAAGTATAGTACTAAGTGCTGAAGCGGCTGTGGCAGCAGATGAACTCAACCACATGAAATTTGCCATAGCTGATACCGGCGACTCATGGGTAGATTCAGGTGTATTCATAGAAAGCGACTCATTTATTTCCAATAATGCTCCTAATGCTCCAGCAGATCCTCTCTGCGAGGGTGAAACAAATCCTACAAACATAACTGATTCCACTCCCGAATTTAGCTGGAATTTCTCTGATCCTGATGCCAATGATACCCAAAGTGCTTATCAGATCATAGTAGGTACTGCTGAAGATGGTAGTGATATGTGGGATAGTGGTAAGGTCAACAGCTCTTCCTCCACTGATATTGCCTATGGGGGTTCATCATTGGAAGCTGGTATTACCTACCATTGGAAAGTAAAAACCTGGGATAATCAGGATTCAGAAAGTGGATACTGTGACGATCAAACTTTTGATATTACTGACAAACCTG
- a CDS encoding M24 family metallopeptidase has translation MKQTNNFPDVTAALAKNRCEAYLIVADSSNADMYFATKFLAGDPFCYIQTRNARDMLLISDMEKGRAQKESRIEEIVPLSLCDYKKRIKETADPGRAYGECIGQLLQKEGVRHVAVPRDFPVYTAQVLKEMGFTVNPIQSPLSKLREVKEKGEVNLIRQVQQANEEAMQAAIEAIKTAEIDDNKLFLDGQPLTASRVRRIIEHSLLDHDCRAHGTIVACGKGAADPHWHGEGQLLANEPIVIDIFPQHKLHHYCGDMTRTVIRGEPTEQLQQMYDAVLAAQEKALGMLKPGVSASDVHQAVCDVFEEWGYSTDAEKGEGYIHSTGHGVGLEVHEAPSIGLREIPLQPGNIITIEPGLYYPHIGGIRLEDLILITEHGYENLNTFEKEFVV, from the coding sequence ATGAAGCAGACAAACAATTTTCCGGACGTTACTGCAGCCCTTGCAAAGAACCGGTGTGAAGCCTACCTCATTGTTGCCGATTCTTCCAATGCCGATATGTATTTTGCCACGAAATTCCTTGCGGGGGACCCTTTCTGTTACATCCAGACCCGCAACGCCAGGGACATGTTGCTGATATCGGATATGGAAAAGGGGAGGGCTCAAAAGGAAAGCAGGATCGAAGAGATCGTACCTTTGAGTTTGTGCGATTATAAAAAGCGCATCAAGGAAACAGCCGACCCGGGCAGGGCGTACGGAGAATGTATCGGGCAGTTACTGCAAAAGGAAGGAGTCAGGCATGTAGCAGTACCCCGGGATTTCCCCGTTTATACAGCCCAGGTGCTTAAAGAAATGGGCTTTACCGTCAATCCAATCCAGAGTCCTTTAAGCAAACTGCGTGAGGTCAAGGAAAAGGGAGAGGTCAATCTTATCAGGCAGGTCCAGCAGGCCAACGAAGAGGCAATGCAGGCAGCCATTGAAGCCATCAAAACTGCCGAGATCGATGACAATAAACTCTTCCTTGATGGTCAACCCCTGACAGCGTCCAGGGTACGCAGGATTATTGAACATTCCCTGCTTGATCATGATTGTCGAGCCCATGGAACCATTGTAGCCTGTGGCAAAGGGGCAGCCGATCCTCACTGGCATGGCGAGGGACAGCTGCTGGCAAACGAGCCCATTGTGATCGACATCTTCCCGCAGCATAAATTACATCACTACTGCGGCGACATGACACGTACCGTTATCAGAGGAGAACCTACAGAACAATTACAGCAGATGTACGATGCCGTGCTTGCAGCCCAGGAAAAAGCTCTGGGAATGCTTAAACCCGGAGTTTCTGCAAGTGATGTGCATCAGGCGGTCTGTGATGTGTTCGAAGAATGGGGATATTCCACAGATGCCGAAAAAGGAGAAGGATACATCCACTCCACAGGTCACGGTGTCGGACTGGAAGTGCATGAAGCACCCTCAATCGGTTTAAGAGAAATACCCCTGCAGCCGGGCAATATCATTACCATTGAACCGGGGCTCTACTACCCACATATCGGCGGGATACGCCTGGAAGACCTGATCCTGATAACAGAACATGGTTATGAGAACCTGAACACTTTTGAAAAGGAATTTGTAGTATAA
- the map gene encoding type II methionyl aminopeptidase produces the protein MQDKVQEVEDILDKYLTAGKILSQVRGEAADKIKVGAKMLDVAEFVEQRTMELGGKPAFPCNLSRNDEAAHATPMAGDTQVFGRDIVKLDMGVHVDGYIADAALTVDLSGNKDLVDASRQALDAAIDTVKGGVNTAEIGAVIEDTIREKGFKPVTNLTGHGLARYQAHTPPSIPNRHIGQGMELQAGDIIAIEPFATDGAGKISDGNFTEIYQFIQKKPIRMPAARKLLKELKEYSTLPFAKRWLSSPKIDLALMQLEKAEIITSFPVLKEVGGGMVSQAEHTLIVTEDGCEITTL, from the coding sequence ATGCAGGATAAAGTTCAGGAAGTCGAGGATATTCTCGATAAGTATCTAACCGCCGGTAAGATTCTCTCACAGGTACGTGGGGAAGCCGCGGATAAAATCAAGGTAGGGGCAAAGATGCTGGATGTAGCCGAGTTTGTGGAACAACGTACAATGGAGCTTGGAGGCAAACCCGCTTTCCCCTGCAATCTCTCACGTAATGACGAAGCCGCCCATGCAACTCCGATGGCAGGAGATACACAAGTTTTTGGCAGGGATATAGTCAAACTGGATATGGGAGTACATGTGGATGGCTATATTGCCGATGCCGCCCTGACAGTTGACCTTTCAGGAAATAAGGACCTGGTAGATGCTTCCAGACAGGCACTGGATGCAGCCATAGATACTGTCAAAGGCGGTGTGAATACTGCAGAGATTGGAGCGGTTATCGAGGATACAATCCGTGAAAAAGGATTCAAACCGGTTACAAACCTCACGGGCCACGGTCTTGCACGTTATCAGGCACATACTCCGCCAAGCATTCCCAACCGCCATATCGGACAGGGAATGGAACTTCAGGCAGGCGACATAATAGCCATCGAGCCCTTTGCTACAGATGGTGCGGGTAAGATCTCAGACGGTAATTTCACGGAAATCTACCAGTTTATACAGAAAAAGCCGATACGTATGCCTGCAGCCCGCAAACTTCTCAAGGAACTGAAAGAGTATAGCACCCTTCCCTTTGCCAAAAGATGGCTGAGCTCTCCCAAAATCGACCTTGCCCTGATGCAACTTGAAAAGGCTGAAATCATCACTTCCTTCCCCGTACTGAAAGAAGTGGGTGGAGGAATGGTATCCCAGGCCGAGCACACCCTGATTGTAACTGAGGACGGATGTGAGATCACTACTCTTTGA
- a CDS encoding prenyltransferase/squalene oxidase repeat-containing protein, with the protein MLLALLVSIPTGMAATEEEINESITAGVAWLAEQQNPDGSWGIDEKVAHTGFAVLKLTDRAKELGYEGPFDPDYEYSDNVTSGVAYMESQMQIVDITGDPADKNENNESIKVSNSWGFHQSYNTAIALMAFANLHNSTYEEKVQDMTDWFIFTQNPDGGWRYTGVQEPSDNSNTGYVVLGLAYAEDAGADVGDVRVGLNDWINTIQDPVNGDADDGGSWYTASWQWVNSLKTGNLIFEMGFVGDDTDTQRMQDAIDYLERHWNDVGIGNINDVGWKPNHYQAMYAIMKGLEYNGIETLEVDGSEVDWFDNFSDVIVDTQNPDGSWPSDPWDYESKPILSTEWALLTLEKTTPVKVIDVSLDVKPSSCPNPINVDSKGVLPIAIAGSEDFDVTQIDPATVELGIIDEDGNLVGVSPLRWSYEDVTCPYFSEDDDPCCIENQPDGITDLSMKFKTQELVEIAGLEDYAGETINLTVTGMTVDGLPIMGQDCVRIQEAIKKGKNK; encoded by the coding sequence ATGTTGTTAGCTTTGCTGGTTTCCATACCTACCGGTATGGCTGCAACTGAAGAAGAGATAAATGAATCCATTACTGCGGGAGTGGCATGGCTTGCAGAGCAACAGAATCCTGACGGTTCATGGGGTATAGATGAAAAGGTTGCACATACCGGTTTTGCAGTTTTGAAACTTACCGATAGGGCAAAGGAACTGGGGTATGAGGGTCCGTTTGATCCCGACTATGAATATTCAGATAATGTTACTTCAGGTGTGGCTTATATGGAAAGCCAGATGCAGATTGTTGACATAACTGGGGACCCGGCAGATAAGAATGAGAACAATGAATCAATTAAGGTTTCAAATTCTTGGGGATTCCATCAATCATATAATACAGCCATTGCCCTGATGGCATTTGCCAATCTTCATAATTCCACCTATGAGGAAAAAGTTCAGGATATGACCGACTGGTTCATATTTACTCAGAATCCTGATGGTGGCTGGAGATATACTGGTGTTCAGGAGCCAAGTGACAACTCCAATACAGGATACGTGGTACTTGGTCTGGCTTACGCAGAAGATGCGGGTGCTGATGTGGGTGATGTCAGGGTTGGATTGAATGATTGGATAAACACAATTCAGGATCCGGTCAATGGTGATGCTGATGATGGAGGTTCTTGGTATACAGCAAGCTGGCAGTGGGTCAATTCTCTCAAGACAGGCAACCTGATTTTTGAAATGGGTTTTGTAGGTGATGATACAGATACTCAGAGAATGCAGGATGCTATCGACTACCTTGAACGTCACTGGAACGATGTTGGAATAGGTAATATAAATGATGTGGGATGGAAACCTAATCACTATCAGGCAATGTATGCAATCATGAAAGGCTTGGAATACAACGGAATCGAAACCCTGGAAGTGGATGGTTCTGAGGTTGACTGGTTTGATAATTTCTCGGATGTCATTGTGGATACACAAAATCCAGATGGATCCTGGCCTTCAGATCCTTGGGATTACGAAAGTAAACCTATTCTTTCAACAGAGTGGGCCCTTCTGACACTGGAAAAAACCACACCTGTAAAGGTAATCGATGTCAGCCTTGATGTCAAACCATCCTCGTGCCCCAATCCGATCAATGTGGACAGCAAGGGGGTACTTCCAATTGCCATTGCTGGAAGTGAGGATTTCGATGTGACACAAATCGATCCTGCTACTGTAGAACTTGGTATAATCGATGAAGACGGTAATTTGGTAGGTGTTTCACCTCTGCGCTGGAGTTATGAGGATGTAACCTGTCCCTACTTCTCTGAGGATGATGACCCATGCTGCATCGAGAATCAGCCGGATGGTATTACTGATCTCTCCATGAAGTTCAAGACCCAGGAATTAGTTGAAATTGCCGGTCTTGAAGACTATGCAGGTGAGACTATTAATCTTACTGTGACCGGAATGACTGTTGATGGTCTGCCGATCATGGGTCAGGATTGTGTACGTATACAGGAAGCAATAAAGAAAGGCAAAAATAAGTGA